Proteins encoded within one genomic window of Kibdelosporangium phytohabitans:
- a CDS encoding snapalysin family zinc-dependent metalloprotease, which yields MSLRKFAATVAVAVAATGALTATATSASAEANVLARTVYYSASAYSGQADQAAQIWSSRSPNVRLVRGGNATIRILGTSGGGSRAYPCGLGCATIYIDSQDIARGHNALRIVTHEIGHGLGLPDNYNGVCSYLMSGGSAGTSCTNPYPNAQEAARVNQLFAGRVATTVGRSDVYDTANR from the coding sequence GTGTCCCTGCGAAAGTTCGCCGCCACGGTGGCCGTGGCGGTGGCCGCAACCGGAGCGTTGACGGCCACCGCCACGTCCGCGTCGGCGGAAGCCAACGTCCTCGCCAGGACGGTGTACTACAGCGCTTCGGCGTACTCCGGTCAGGCCGACCAGGCCGCGCAGATCTGGAGTTCGCGTTCGCCCAACGTCCGGCTGGTCCGCGGCGGAAACGCGACCATCCGGATCCTCGGCACCTCGGGTGGAGGATCGCGAGCGTATCCGTGCGGGCTTGGCTGCGCGACGATCTACATCGACTCGCAGGACATCGCCAGGGGTCACAACGCACTGCGCATCGTGACCCATGAGATCGGGCATGGACTTGGGCTGCCCGACAACTACAACGGTGTCTGCTCGTACCTGATGTCCGGTGGCAGCGCCGGAACGTCGTGCACCAACCCGTATCCGAACGCACAAGAGGCAGCTCGGGTGAACCAGCTGTTCGCGGGCCGTGTCGCCACCACGGTCGGCAGGTCGGACGTGTACGACACGGCCAACCGTTAG
- a CDS encoding helix-turn-helix domain-containing protein produces the protein MAVTLTQRPVGELLRQWREQRRLSQLALSLQADISTRHLSFMETGRSSPSRDMVLRLAEELEVPLRDRNRLLLAAGYAPVYGETSLDAPEMAAVKSAVRRILAGHEPYPACVVDRQWNLVDSNAAIQLLLTGVAPELLAPPVNVLRLSLHPQGMAPRIRNLGEWRAHLLGRLRREITVTADEGLSRLHQELVAYPCDDPETHPEDDVVVPLRIAHNGTELAFLSIVATFGTPADITVAELSIESFYPADDATARALVAFKDEQRR, from the coding sequence GTGGCCGTGACCTTGACGCAACGACCCGTCGGTGAGCTGCTCAGGCAGTGGCGTGAGCAGCGCAGGCTCAGCCAGCTCGCGCTCTCGCTCCAGGCGGACATCTCCACCCGGCACCTGAGCTTCATGGAGACCGGGCGGTCGTCGCCGAGCCGCGACATGGTGCTGCGGCTGGCCGAGGAGCTGGAGGTGCCGTTGCGCGACCGCAACCGGCTGCTGCTGGCCGCCGGGTACGCGCCCGTGTACGGCGAGACCTCGCTGGACGCGCCGGAGATGGCCGCGGTCAAGTCCGCTGTCCGGCGCATCCTGGCCGGGCACGAGCCGTACCCGGCGTGTGTGGTCGACCGGCAGTGGAACCTGGTCGACAGCAACGCCGCGATCCAGCTGTTGCTGACCGGCGTGGCGCCGGAGCTGCTGGCACCGCCGGTGAACGTGCTGCGCCTGAGCCTGCACCCGCAGGGGATGGCACCGCGGATCCGCAACCTGGGGGAGTGGCGTGCCCACCTGCTCGGCCGGCTGCGCCGCGAGATCACGGTGACCGCCGACGAGGGACTGAGCAGGCTCCACCAGGAACTGGTGGCGTATCCGTGCGACGACCCGGAGACGCACCCGGAGGACGATGTGGTGGTGCCGTTGCGCATCGCGCACAACGGCACCGAGTTGGCCTTCCTGAGCATCGTCGCGACGTTCGGCACGCCCGCTGACATCACCGTGGCGGAGTTGTCCATCGAGTCGTTCTACCCGGCCGACGACGCCACGGCCCGAGCGCTCGTCGCGTTCAAAGACGAGCAGCGGCGTTGA
- a CDS encoding DUF4360 domain-containing protein: MLHMLAAAGVALSIVGQPVQAAGWPSTPPPDKIIIDVATVNGSGCRPGTAAVAVSEDNEAFTVTYSEFLAQVGVGAQPTDFRKNCQISLKVHVPQGFTYAVAQADYRGFAHLERGANGLERANYYFQGMSPTSFVNHPLNGAMSDDWQFTDKTDIAALVYHPCGEQRNFNINTELRVNAGTSDPKKTTSFIAMDSTDGSINTTYHFHWKTCPR; the protein is encoded by the coding sequence ATGCTTCATATGTTGGCCGCTGCCGGCGTTGCTTTATCCATCGTCGGACAACCAGTTCAAGCGGCCGGGTGGCCTTCCACACCGCCGCCCGACAAGATTATCATCGATGTTGCGACCGTGAATGGCTCTGGATGCCGTCCGGGAACGGCGGCCGTGGCCGTGTCCGAGGACAACGAGGCCTTCACGGTGACGTACAGCGAGTTCTTGGCGCAAGTGGGCGTCGGTGCCCAGCCAACCGACTTCCGCAAGAACTGCCAGATCAGCCTGAAGGTGCACGTCCCGCAGGGCTTCACCTACGCGGTGGCCCAGGCGGACTACCGTGGTTTCGCCCACCTTGAGCGCGGGGCCAACGGCCTCGAGCGGGCGAACTACTATTTCCAGGGAATGTCGCCGACGTCGTTCGTGAACCACCCCCTCAACGGGGCCATGAGTGACGACTGGCAGTTCACCGACAAAACCGACATCGCCGCGCTGGTTTACCACCCGTGTGGCGAGCAACGCAACTTCAACATCAACACCGAGTTGCGGGTGAATGCTGGAACGTCCGACCCGAAGAAGACGACCAGTTTCATCGCGATGGACTCGACGGACGGAAGCATTAATACCACCTACCATTTCCACTGGAAGACCTGCCCTCGTTAG
- a CDS encoding glycoside hydrolase family 76 protein codes for MIRFVLPLIVASLILLPGTSNAETSRTEQSPEPAQQWARASGAVLARWYNPRTGVYDTTNWWNAANALNAEIDLSRLHRTRTGPEHAATTYAKFGPGGFHNHYYDDEGWWALTWINAYDLTRDQRYLGVAKSLFADMAAGWDTVCGGGIWWNKEKTYKNAIPNELFISIAARLTQRTRGTEARHYRQWAERGWAWFAASGMINSSNLVNDGLDANCANNGRPTWTYNQGVVLGALTDLADITHDRRHLDTAHRIATAATRTVIYPNGILREPCEWDNGCGADGPQFKGIFMRNLSYLHHESPRWHYADFIRLNAKSIWHNNRDAADQLGLKWTGPLDAADAARQSSAQDALNAAARL; via the coding sequence GTGATCAGATTCGTACTGCCACTGATCGTCGCAAGCCTGATCCTCTTACCGGGCACCTCGAACGCCGAAACCAGCCGAACAGAGCAGTCACCTGAGCCGGCACAGCAGTGGGCACGTGCCAGCGGCGCCGTCCTGGCCCGGTGGTACAACCCGCGAACCGGCGTCTACGACACGACGAACTGGTGGAACGCGGCCAACGCGCTGAACGCCGAGATCGACCTGTCCCGCCTGCACCGCACGCGAACCGGACCGGAGCACGCCGCGACCACGTACGCGAAGTTCGGTCCCGGCGGCTTCCACAACCACTACTACGACGACGAAGGCTGGTGGGCGCTGACCTGGATCAACGCCTACGACCTGACCAGGGACCAGCGCTACCTGGGGGTCGCCAAGAGCCTGTTCGCCGACATGGCCGCGGGCTGGGACACCGTCTGCGGCGGCGGGATCTGGTGGAACAAGGAGAAGACCTACAAGAACGCCATCCCGAACGAGCTGTTCATCAGCATCGCCGCCCGGCTCACCCAGCGCACCAGGGGCACGGAGGCACGGCACTACCGGCAGTGGGCCGAGCGCGGCTGGGCGTGGTTCGCGGCCAGCGGCATGATCAACTCGTCGAACCTGGTCAACGACGGCCTGGATGCCAACTGTGCCAACAACGGGCGGCCGACGTGGACCTACAACCAGGGCGTGGTCCTCGGTGCGCTGACCGACCTCGCCGACATCACACACGACCGCCGCCACCTGGACACAGCGCACCGGATCGCCACGGCGGCGACCCGCACTGTCATCTACCCCAACGGAATCCTGCGTGAGCCGTGCGAATGGGACAACGGCTGCGGCGCGGACGGCCCCCAGTTCAAGGGGATCTTCATGCGCAACCTGTCCTACTTGCACCACGAGTCACCGCGGTGGCACTACGCGGACTTCATCCGCCTCAACGCGAAGTCCATCTGGCACAACAACCGCGACGCCGCCGACCAGCTCGGGCTGAAGTGGACCGGACCGTTGGACGCCGCCGACGCGGCACGGCAAAGCTCGGCACAGGACGCGCTCAACGCCGCTGCTCGTCTTTGA
- a CDS encoding NADAR family protein, which yields MDRAELTKRMADGHQPEFLFFWGHTPTPGHRVGRWLLSQWWVADFSADGVVYRSAEHFMMAEKARLFGDEEMLARILAAGTPADAKKLGRAVRDFNQDTWAANRYDIVVRGSVAKFSHERAMTEFLVGTGEKVLVEAAPRDVVWGIGLGKDNPRAQHPSQWRGQNLLGFALMDARAALA from the coding sequence GTGGACAGAGCAGAGTTGACCAAACGGATGGCCGACGGCCACCAGCCGGAGTTCCTCTTCTTCTGGGGGCACACGCCCACGCCTGGCCACCGGGTCGGCAGGTGGCTGCTCAGCCAGTGGTGGGTGGCCGATTTCAGCGCGGACGGTGTCGTGTACCGCAGCGCCGAGCACTTCATGATGGCCGAGAAGGCCCGCCTGTTCGGCGACGAGGAGATGCTGGCCCGCATCCTCGCCGCCGGCACCCCGGCGGACGCGAAGAAGCTCGGCCGCGCGGTGCGGGACTTCAACCAGGACACGTGGGCCGCCAACCGGTACGACATCGTCGTGCGGGGCAGCGTGGCGAAGTTCTCCCACGAGCGGGCCATGACCGAGTTCCTGGTCGGCACGGGTGAGAAGGTCCTCGTCGAAGCCGCGCCGAGGGACGTGGTCTGGGGCATCGGGCTGGGCAAGGACAACCCGCGGGCCCAGCACCCGAGCCAGTGGCGCGGGCAGAACCTGCTCGGGTTCGCGCTGATGGACGCACGGGCTGCGCTGGCCTGA
- a CDS encoding S-(hydroxymethyl)mycothiol dehydrogenase: MAAEVRGVVARAKGEPVEVTTIIVPDPGPGEAVVKVRTCGVCHTDLHYREGGINDEFPFLLGHEAAGVVESVGDGVTDLEPGDFVVLNWRAVCGDCRACKRGRPWYCFNTHNAKQKMTLADGTELSPALGIGAFAEKTLVHSGQCTKVDPSARAAAVGLLGCGVMAGIGAAINTGNVGRGDSVAIIGCGGVGSGAVAGARLAGAAKIIAVDVDPRKLEWAQGFGATHSVNAREVGDVVTAIQDLTGGFGADVVIDAVGRPETWRQAFYARDLAGTVVLVGVPTPDMALEMPLIDFFSRGGSLKSSWYGDCLPSRDFPMLVDLYRQGRLDLDAFVTEEIPLDGVEGAFHKMHTGDVLRSVVVF, from the coding sequence GTGGCAGCAGAGGTCCGTGGGGTCGTCGCACGAGCCAAGGGCGAACCGGTCGAGGTGACGACGATCATCGTGCCCGATCCGGGGCCGGGTGAGGCCGTGGTGAAGGTGCGGACCTGCGGTGTCTGCCACACGGACCTGCACTACCGCGAAGGCGGCATCAACGACGAGTTCCCGTTCCTGCTCGGCCACGAGGCCGCGGGGGTGGTCGAGTCCGTCGGCGACGGCGTGACGGACCTGGAGCCCGGCGACTTCGTCGTGCTCAACTGGCGCGCGGTGTGCGGCGACTGCCGCGCCTGCAAGCGCGGCAGGCCCTGGTACTGCTTCAACACGCACAACGCCAAGCAGAAGATGACGCTGGCCGACGGCACCGAACTGTCGCCCGCGCTGGGCATCGGCGCGTTCGCGGAGAAGACCCTCGTGCACTCGGGCCAATGCACCAAAGTGGACCCGTCGGCCCGCGCGGCCGCCGTCGGCCTGCTCGGCTGCGGTGTGATGGCGGGAATCGGCGCGGCGATCAACACGGGCAACGTCGGCCGCGGTGACTCGGTCGCGATCATCGGCTGCGGTGGCGTCGGCAGCGGCGCGGTGGCCGGTGCCCGGCTCGCGGGCGCGGCCAAGATCATCGCGGTGGACGTCGACCCGCGCAAACTCGAGTGGGCGCAGGGCTTCGGCGCGACCCACTCGGTCAACGCCCGCGAGGTCGGCGACGTGGTCACCGCGATCCAGGACCTGACCGGCGGCTTCGGCGCGGACGTCGTGATCGACGCGGTCGGCCGCCCGGAGACGTGGCGGCAGGCCTTCTACGCCCGTGACCTCGCCGGGACCGTGGTGCTGGTCGGCGTGCCGACACCGGACATGGCGCTGGAGATGCCGCTGATCGACTTCTTCAGCCGCGGCGGCTCGCTGAAGTCGAGCTGGTACGGCGACTGCCTGCCCAGCCGTGACTTCCCGATGCTGGTCGACCTCTACCGGCAGGGCAGGCTCGACCTGGACGCGTTCGTCACCGAGGAGATCCCGCTCGACGGCGTCGAAGGCGCGTTCCACAAGATGCACACCGGTGACGTGCTGCGCTCGGTGGTCGTCTTCTGA
- a CDS encoding GGDEF domain-containing protein: MTTASSAWQSAHLIRPPISPPMALPSRDDEHVAVPERCGTCGQPIGYWAIDRLTGLLDRWGWDTYAPRTLRDAHEQRQPLALLLLDLDHFKDINDRYGHVAGDMVLHAVAEVLREACRENDVLGRYGGHGGDEFLVLLPMTNRDRALSVASRVLDGVRALRISVPDVDRGVRTTLTGLSVSIGVALYVPARGMEPVLTDLVLEADAALLVAKREGRDTVRIGRRR, translated from the coding sequence ATGACCACTGCGTCGAGTGCCTGGCAGTCCGCACACCTGATCCGGCCGCCGATCTCCCCGCCGATGGCACTGCCCAGCCGGGACGACGAGCACGTGGCCGTGCCCGAGCGGTGCGGCACCTGCGGTCAGCCGATCGGGTACTGGGCGATCGACCGGCTCACCGGGCTGCTGGACCGCTGGGGCTGGGACACGTACGCGCCACGAACGCTGCGGGACGCGCACGAGCAGCGCCAGCCGCTGGCGTTGCTGCTGCTGGACCTCGACCACTTCAAGGACATCAACGACCGCTACGGCCACGTGGCAGGCGACATGGTCCTGCACGCGGTGGCTGAGGTGCTGCGCGAGGCCTGCCGTGAGAACGACGTCCTGGGCCGCTACGGCGGGCACGGCGGCGACGAGTTCCTCGTCCTGCTGCCGATGACCAACCGGGACAGGGCGTTGTCGGTGGCCTCTCGCGTGCTGGACGGCGTGCGGGCGCTGCGGATCAGCGTCCCCGACGTGGACCGCGGCGTGCGCACGACACTGACCGGGCTGAGCGTGTCGATCGGCGTCGCGCTCTATGTCCCGGCCCGCGGAATGGAACCGGTATTGACCGATCTGGTCCTCGAAGCGGACGCCGCCCTGCTTGTCGCCAAGAGGGAAGGACGCGACACCGTGCGGATCGGAAGGCGCCGTTAA
- a CDS encoding glutamate decarboxylase, protein MALAHPSRGPEPGPSEVSVNPLYARVPTHIPKNELPAGGLDPDLAYQVVHDELMLDGNARLNLATFVTTWMEPTAEKLMAECFDKNMIDKDEYPRTAELEARCVRMLAGLWHAPSVTDAPGCSTTGSSEACMLAGLALKRRWRNRGGPGRPNIVMGVNVQVCWEKFANYWDVDARLVPMDGDRFHLSAEEAVKLCDENTIGVVAVLGSTFDGSYEPVEEICRALDEVQAGTGLDIPVHVDGASGAMIAPFCDPDLRWDFRLPRVASINTSGHKYGLVYPGVGWVVWRDTQALPEDLVFRVNYLGGTMPTFALNFSRPGSQVVTQYYNFLRLGFDGYRRVQQACRDVATSLAARIAELGPLTLLTKGDELPVFAFTVAEGQPFSVFNVSTALRARGWQVPAYTFPANRTDLAALRIVVRNGFSPDLADALLADLKQVLPALATLDHPKPGPSAFAHGT, encoded by the coding sequence ATGGCGCTGGCACACCCGTCCCGTGGGCCCGAACCGGGCCCGTCCGAGGTATCGGTCAACCCCTTGTACGCCAGGGTGCCGACGCACATCCCGAAGAACGAGCTGCCTGCCGGTGGCCTCGACCCGGACCTGGCCTACCAGGTCGTGCACGACGAGCTGATGCTGGACGGCAACGCCCGGCTCAACCTGGCGACGTTCGTGACCACGTGGATGGAGCCGACGGCCGAGAAGCTGATGGCCGAGTGCTTCGACAAGAACATGATCGACAAGGACGAGTACCCGCGCACGGCCGAGCTGGAGGCGCGCTGTGTGCGGATGCTCGCCGGGCTGTGGCACGCGCCGAGCGTCACCGACGCCCCCGGCTGCTCGACCACCGGTTCCAGCGAGGCCTGCATGCTCGCCGGGCTCGCGTTGAAACGGCGCTGGCGAAATCGCGGCGGGCCGGGCAGGCCGAACATCGTGATGGGCGTCAACGTCCAGGTGTGCTGGGAGAAGTTCGCCAACTACTGGGACGTCGACGCCCGGCTCGTGCCGATGGACGGCGACCGGTTCCACCTGTCCGCCGAAGAGGCCGTCAAGCTGTGCGACGAGAACACCATCGGTGTCGTGGCCGTCCTCGGGTCCACATTCGACGGCAGCTACGAGCCGGTCGAGGAGATCTGCCGGGCGCTCGACGAGGTGCAGGCCGGCACCGGGCTGGACATCCCGGTGCACGTGGACGGCGCGTCCGGCGCGATGATCGCGCCGTTCTGCGATCCGGATCTGCGGTGGGACTTCCGGCTGCCGCGCGTCGCGTCGATCAACACGTCCGGCCACAAGTACGGACTGGTGTACCCGGGTGTCGGCTGGGTGGTGTGGCGTGACACGCAGGCCCTGCCCGAGGACTTGGTTTTCCGGGTGAACTATCTCGGCGGCACGATGCCGACGTTCGCGCTGAACTTCTCCCGGCCCGGATCCCAGGTCGTCACGCAGTACTACAACTTCCTGCGGCTGGGGTTCGACGGATACCGGCGCGTGCAGCAGGCCTGCCGGGACGTGGCCACCTCGCTCGCGGCGCGGATCGCCGAACTGGGCCCGTTAACGCTGCTCACCAAGGGCGACGAGTTGCCGGTTTTCGCGTTCACGGTCGCCGAGGGCCAGCCGTTCTCGGTGTTCAACGTGTCCACCGCGCTGCGCGCTCGCGGCTGGCAGGTGCCCGCGTACACCTTCCCCGCCAACCGCACTGATCTGGCTGCGCTGCGGATCGTGGTGCGCAACGGTTTCAGCCCCGACTTGGCCGACGCGCTGCTGGCCGACCTGAAACAGGTGCTGCCCGCGCTCGCCACGCTCGATCACCCGAAACCGGGGCCGTCGGCTTTCGCGCACGGCACGTGA
- a CDS encoding copper resistance CopC family protein, whose translation MTLRTLLLVVALLLATAAPASAHVRLLASDPEPGQALDEPPASIRLTFDEQLKAAPTITVTDPNGTQWSMGKPTMDGKAVTVPADAPYGPKGKYTINYRVTGQDGHLVTGDLVFDITRSFGQPVATQEEQPLVAAQQDDGDNLSDVDAGFGVMWFFVIGGSIVLVLLAGAVVAGARRRR comes from the coding sequence ATGACCCTGCGGACTCTGCTTCTCGTCGTAGCGCTGTTACTGGCCACGGCCGCACCGGCGTCGGCGCACGTGCGGCTGCTGGCCAGTGACCCCGAACCCGGCCAGGCGCTGGACGAGCCACCGGCCAGCATCCGGCTGACGTTCGACGAGCAGCTCAAGGCGGCGCCCACGATCACCGTCACCGACCCGAACGGCACGCAGTGGTCGATGGGCAAACCGACCATGGACGGCAAGGCCGTCACGGTTCCCGCCGACGCGCCGTACGGACCGAAGGGCAAATACACGATCAACTACCGCGTCACCGGCCAGGACGGGCACCTGGTGACCGGCGACCTCGTCTTCGACATCACCAGGTCGTTCGGCCAACCCGTTGCCACCCAAGAGGAACAGCCGCTGGTGGCGGCTCAGCAGGACGACGGTGACAATCTGTCCGACGTGGACGCCGGGTTCGGTGTGATGTGGTTCTTCGTCATCGGCGGGTCGATCGTCCTCGTGCTGCTCGCCGGCGCGGTCGTGGCGGGGGCACGCAGGCGGCGATAA
- a CDS encoding SWIM zinc finger family protein, which translates to MAVRLDADTVSSLVGPDLARIGREHLDQGRVFELGEDDGGVVATVLDSGRREYDVWVGVVNGQLTGECDCKQAEASLCGHAVAVTLAALEDGIPFTSVTEQDDDDEDRFAELAAGLTFDQLVDLVARQAVADPDFADELIALTEDDED; encoded by the coding sequence GTGGCTGTAAGACTTGACGCCGACACGGTGTCCTCATTGGTGGGGCCGGATCTCGCCAGGATCGGTCGCGAACACTTAGACCAGGGCCGGGTCTTCGAACTCGGCGAGGACGACGGTGGTGTGGTCGCGACTGTGCTGGACTCCGGCCGCAGGGAATACGACGTATGGGTCGGCGTGGTCAACGGCCAGCTGACCGGCGAATGCGACTGCAAGCAGGCGGAAGCCTCGCTGTGCGGGCACGCCGTGGCGGTGACGCTGGCGGCGCTGGAGGACGGCATCCCGTTCACGTCGGTGACCGAGCAGGACGATGACGACGAGGACCGGTTCGCCGAACTGGCCGCGGGCCTGACCTTCGACCAGCTGGTCGACCTGGTCGCCCGGCAGGCGGTGGCCGACCCGGACTTCGCCGACGAACTCATCGCGTTGACCGAGGACGACGAGGACTAG
- a CDS encoding NAD(P)-binding domain-containing protein, with protein MRETGVVVIGAGQAGLSTGHHLRRYGIDDLVMLDSGDGAGGAWRHRWPSLRLGKVNGIYPLPGFPPVDADADLPASEVVSEYYASYERANGLHVLRPVEVTSVEYGHDDRLLVSAGTDQWTARAVVNATGTWTRPFWPYYPGMASFRGRQLHTADFRDVEEFRGKNVIVVGAGSSATGLLLELSELACVTWITRHEPVFRDEEFTEDVGRAAVAEVDERVRAGLPPLSVVSVTGLWAPPDVRARLESLPWRPIFHEVTPDGVRWRDGSTLDADVILWATGFRAALDHLAPLGLRAPGGGIVMDGTRVAAEPRLHLVGYGPSASTVGANRAGRAAAREIHALLNSSELAAV; from the coding sequence ATGCGGGAAACCGGTGTTGTGGTCATCGGAGCCGGGCAGGCGGGCCTGTCGACGGGCCACCACCTGCGCCGCTACGGGATCGACGACCTCGTCATGCTCGACTCCGGCGACGGGGCCGGGGGAGCGTGGCGGCACCGCTGGCCCTCACTGCGGCTGGGCAAGGTGAACGGCATCTACCCGTTGCCGGGTTTCCCACCGGTCGACGCGGACGCGGATCTGCCGGCGTCCGAGGTGGTCAGCGAGTACTACGCCTCCTATGAACGGGCCAACGGCCTGCACGTGCTGCGGCCGGTCGAAGTCACTTCGGTCGAGTACGGCCACGACGACAGGCTGCTTGTCTCCGCCGGAACTGACCAGTGGACCGCGCGGGCGGTCGTGAACGCCACAGGCACGTGGACGAGGCCGTTCTGGCCCTACTACCCGGGAATGGCGTCGTTCCGCGGCCGTCAGCTGCACACCGCGGACTTCCGGGACGTCGAGGAGTTCCGGGGCAAGAACGTGATCGTGGTGGGGGCGGGGTCCTCGGCCACCGGGCTGCTGCTGGAGCTGTCCGAACTGGCCTGCGTCACCTGGATCACCCGCCACGAGCCGGTGTTCCGCGACGAGGAGTTCACCGAGGACGTCGGCCGCGCGGCCGTGGCCGAAGTGGACGAACGGGTGCGGGCCGGGCTGCCGCCGCTGAGCGTGGTGAGCGTGACCGGGTTGTGGGCGCCGCCCGATGTCCGGGCCAGGCTGGAAAGCCTGCCGTGGCGGCCGATCTTCCACGAGGTCACGCCGGACGGGGTGCGGTGGCGCGACGGGAGCACGCTGGACGCCGACGTGATCCTGTGGGCGACGGGCTTCCGTGCGGCGCTGGACCACTTGGCACCGCTGGGATTGCGAGCACCGGGCGGCGGGATCGTGATGGACGGCACCAGAGTCGCCGCCGAGCCTCGGCTGCACCTGGTGGGATACGGACCTTCGGCCAGCACGGTCGGCGCGAACCGTGCTGGCCGAGCGGCCGCGCGTGAGATCCACGCGCTGCTCAACTCTTCGGAACTGGCTGCTGTCTAA